The Triplophysa rosa linkage group LG25, Trosa_1v2, whole genome shotgun sequence genome window below encodes:
- the capn2l gene encoding calpain 2, (m/II) large subunit, like, translating into MSGIAATLQQNRARAAGVGTNAHAAKFLNQDYEALKRECLGCGRLFEDDTFQANSPALGFKELGPNSSKVRGLKWLRPKELTSSPTFISGGANRTDICQGALGDCWLLAAIASLTLNQDVFARVVPPGQSFDEEYAGIFHFQFWQFGDWVDVVIDDRLPTRNDELLFVHSAEGSEFWSALLEKAYAKLNGCYESLSGGSTTEGFEDFTGGIAEVHELAKASPNLFKVIQKALSWGSLLGCSIDITSSSDSEAVTGQKLVKGHAYSVTGAEEVEYRGDPTKLIRIRNPWGQVEWTGPWSDGSSEWNQVSDSDRARLCCKAEDGEFWMSFSDFLHHYSRVEICNLTPDALSDDSVNKWALAKFDGNWRRGSTAGGCRNYPNSFWMNPQFLIKLQEEDDDPTDNETGCSFVVGLVQKNRRKMRKMGEDMHTIGYAIYEVPDEFVGQRNVHLDRNFFVRNASAARSETFVNLREVCSRFCLPPGEYIIVPSTFEPNMDGDFCVRVFSEKQAEFQELDDPVDYKGSEIQITEADIDSRFKNLFGQLAGADCEISAFELKTILNRVVTKRTDIKTDGFSLDTCRNMVNLLDKDGTGKLGLLEFKIVWTKIEMYLDIFCKNDKDQSGTMSSMELRASIEKAGFSLNNALHQVLVARYSEPNLTIDFDNFVSCIMRLESMFKIFQTLDKDKTGTVELNMLAWLNLSML; encoded by the exons ATGTCAGGGATCGCGGCGACACTCCAGCAGAACCGGGCGCGAGCGGCCGGAGTCGGTACCAACGCTCACGCGGCGAAGTTTCTCAATCAGGATTATGAAGCGTTGAAGCGCGAGTGTCTGGGGTGCGGACGATTATTCGAGGACGACACGTTTCAAGCCAACTCACCCGCGCTCGGCTTCAAGGAACTGGGACCAAATTCATCTAAAGTGCGCGGTCTGAAATGGCTGAGACCCAAG GAACTGACATCCAGCCCAACATTCATAAGTGGAGGAGCGAACAGAACAGACATCTGTCAGGGTGCTCTGG GTGACTGTTGGCTTCTAGCTGCCATTGCTTCCTTAACCCTGAACCAGGACGTGTTTGCCCGTGTGGTGCCACCTGGTCAGAGTTTCGATGAGGAATATGCTGGAATATTTCACTTCCAG TTCTGGCAGTTTGGCGATTGGGTGGATGTTGTCATCGATGACCGTCTGCCCACCAGAAATGATGAGCTGCTGTTTGTTCACTCAGCTGAGGGTTCAGAGTTCTGGAGCGCACTGCTGGAGAAAGCTTATGCAAA GCTAAACGGCTGTTATGAATCTCTGTCTGGTGGATCCACTACTGAGGGTTTCGAGGATTTCACTGGAGGAATTGCCGAAGTCCACGAATTGGCAAAAGCGAGTCCAAACCTCTTCAAAGTCATCCAGAAAGCTCTGAGCTGGGGCTCGCTGCTTGGCTGCTCAATAGAT ATCACAAGCTCTTCTGACTCGGAGGCCGTAACCGGACAGAAGTTAGTTAAAGGACACGCCTACTCTGTTACAGGAGCTGAAGAG GTGGAGTATAGGGGTGATCCAACCAAGCTGATTCGGATTAGGAACCCCTGGGGGCAGGTGGAATGGACTGGCCCGTGGAGTGATGG GTCATCAGAATGGAATCAGGTCAGCGATAGTGACCGAGCGAGATTGTGCTGTAAGGCAGAAGATGGAGAGTTCTG GATGTCTTTCTCTGATTTCCTGCATCATTACTCACGGGTGGAGATCTGTAACCTGACGCCTGATGCTCTGTCAGATGACAGCGTTAATAAATGGGCGCTTGCTAAGTTTGACGGCAACTGGAGAAGAGGATCCACCGCCGGTGGCTGCAGGAACTATCCAA ACTCGTTCTGGATGAACCCTCAGTTTTTGATCAAGCTGCAGGAAGAGGACGACGACCCGACTGATAATGAGACGGGGTGCAGCTTCGTTGTGGGTCTGGTCCAGAAGAACCGCCGTAAAATGAGAAAGATGGGAGAAGACATGCACACGATTGGTTACGCCATCTATGAG GTGCCTGATGAG TTCGTCGGCCAGAGGAACGTCCATCTGGATCGTAACTTCTTCGTGAGGAACGCTTCAGCGGCTCGCTCCGAGACCTTCGTCAACTTGCGAGAGGTGTGCTCTCGATTCTGTCTGCCCCCTGGAGAGTACATCATCGTGCCCTCCACCTTCGAACCCAATATGGATGGAGACTTCTGTGTTCGCGTGTTCTCTGAGAAACAGGCAGAGTTTCA agAGCTTGATGACCCTGTCGATTACAAGGGTTCAGAG ATCCAAATCACTGAGGCTGACATTGATAGTCGGTTTAAAAACCTCTTCGGACAACTCGCAGGGGCA GACTGTGAAATTTCTGCCTTTGAGCTGAAAACGATTCTGAACAGGGTTGTAACTAAAC gtaCGGACATCAAAACAGATGGATTTAGTTTGGATACTTGTCGCAACATGGTGAACTTGCTGGAT AAAGACGGCACTGGAAAACTGGGCCTGTTGGAATTTAAGATCGTCTGGACTAAAATCGAAATGTACCTG GACATCTTCTGTAAAAATGACAAGGATCAGTCAGGCACAATGAGCTCGATGGAGTTAAGAGCATCTATAGAGAAAGCCG gtttCTCTTTAAACAATGCTTTacaccaggtactggtagctcgCTACAGCGAGCCCAATCTCACCATCGACTTTGACAACTTTGTGAGCTGTATAATGCGTCTGGAATCCATGTTCA AGATCTTTCAAACACTGGATAAGGACAAAACTGGAACAGTGGAGCTGAACATGTTGGCG TGGCTGAATCTGTCCATGCTATAA
- the LOC130548689 gene encoding LOW QUALITY PROTEIN: calpain-2 catalytic subunit-like (The sequence of the model RefSeq protein was modified relative to this genomic sequence to represent the inferred CDS: substituted 3 bases at 3 genomic stop codons) — MSKIAKFLAKRQDKEEGVGTNAKAIPFNKQDYQSLKRECLERKTLFCDPTFPADSESLGYNELGRYSSQTRGMEWKRPKELCSNPKFIVDGATRTDICQGALGDCWLMAAIASLTLNNSILERVVPPGQSFTDDYAGIFHFQFWQYGEWVDVVIDDQLPTKDGKLLFVHSAEGSEFWSALLEKAYAKLNGSYEALIGGSTNEGFEDFTGGIAENYELSKAPPHLFKIIQKALGLGSLLGCSIDVSNHNLLLLELYYVDHNMXMQXQHYIQXHASVYETEALTSLKLVKGHAYSITGAEEVHYFGRPVQLVRMRNPWGKMEWTGAWSDTSNEWNYVQPEEKAKLNYSAEDGEFWMAYSDFIKHFSELEICNLTPDTLTSDEVGHWNYCQFEENWRVGSTAGGCRNNPATFCSNPQFVIKLEDVDDDPFDGEDGCTLLVGLMQKDGRKDKRFGRDLNTIGFAIYEVPDKYKGRNNIHLGPDVLLYKNSVAKSSFMNTREMSGRFKLPPGEYVIIPSTFEPHQKGSFILRVFTEKEVAASPMDVDVTANLKKDNISESDMDSKLKGLFMKIAGNDSEVSVVELQKILDIFASERTDIKTDGFTLETCRDIVSLLDKDGSGKLGLVEFYTLWIKIQRYLEIFKSRDTDNSGTMSSHEMRDAVKEAGFQVNSEILQVIISRYANQQYAIDFDSFVGCLIRLEMLFKMFQLIDKKNTGKIGLDILQWLCLAIS; from the exons ATGAGTAAAATTGCAAAGTTTCTTGCTAAAAGGCAGGATAAAGAAGAAGGTGTTGGGACGAATGCGAAGGCGATACCCTTTAACAAGCAGGACTACCAGAGTCTGAAGCGTGAATGTTTGGAAAGAAAAACATTGTTCTGTGACCCGACCTTCCCTGCGGATTCCGAGTCTCTGGGATACAATGAACTCGGGCGGTATTCCTCTCAGACCCGGGGAATGGAGTGGAAGAGACCAAAG GAGCTGTGTTCAAACCCCAAGTTTATTGTGGATGGTGCCACACGGACTGACATCTGCCAAGGGGCTTTGG GTGACTGTTGGCTTATGGCAGCTATTGCATCGCTGACTCTAAATAACAGCATTCTGGAACGCGTAGTCCCACCTGGTCAGAGCTTTACGGACGACTACGCCGGCATCTTTCACTTTCAG ttCTGGCAGTATGGTGAATGGGTGGATGTTGTCATTGATGACCAGCTGCCCACCAAAGATGGAAAGCTGCTGTTTGTTCACTCGGCTGAGGGTTCAGAGTTCTGGAGCGCTCTGCTGGAGAAAGCTTATGCAAA GCTCAACGGCTCATATGAAGCTTTGATCGGTGGCAGCACCAATGAGGGTTTTGAGGACTTCACTGGAGGAATTGCTGAGAATTATGAGTTGAGTAAAGCCCCTCCTCATCTGTTTAAGATCATTCAGAAAGCACTGGGGTTGGGCTCCCTGCTCGGCTGCTCTATCGATGTAAGTAATCATAATCTACTTCTATTGGAGTTATATTATGTTGACCATAATATGTAAATGCAATGACAACATTACATACAGTGACAT GCTAGTGTGTATGAAACGGAGGCGTTGACCAGTCTGAAGCTGGTGAAAGGACATGCGTACTCCATCACTGGCGCAGAGGAG GTTCATTATTTCGGGCGTCCGGTGCAGCTGGTGCGTATGAGGAACCCGTGGGGTAAGATGGAGTGGACAGGTGCATGGAGTGATAC ATCCAACGAGTGGAATTATGTCCAACCGGAGGAGAAAGCTAAATTGAATTATTCAGCTGAAGATGGAGAGTTCTG GATGGCATATTCAGACTTCATAAAGCACTTCTCAGAGTTGGAGATCTGTAATCTAACCCCAGACACTCTGACCAGTGATGAGGTGGGCCATTGGAACTACTGTCAGTTTGAAGAAAACTGGAGGGTGGGCTCCACGGCAGGGGGCTGCAGGAACAACCCGG CTACATTCTGCTCGAACCCTCAGTTTGTGATCAAACTGGAGGATGTGGACGACGATCCTTTTGATGGAGAGGATGGCTGCACTTTGCTAGTGGGACTGATGCAGAAAGATGGACGTAAAGACAAACGCTTTGGACGGGACCTGAATACCATTGGCTTTGCCATCTATGAG gttcCAGATAAG TACAAAGGTCGCAATAATATTCACCTTGGCCCTGACGTGCTCCTCTACAAAAATTCCGTGGCAAAGAGCTCCTTCATGAACACGCGAGAGATGAGCGGGCGGTTTAAACTGCCTCCGGGGGAATACGTCATCATCCCCTCCACATTTGAGCCCCATCAAAAGGGAAGTTTCATCCTACGCGTGTTCACAGAGAAAGAAGTGGCCGCCAG CCCAATGGATGTTGATGTCACTGCGAATTTGAAAAAG gaTAACATATCTGAGAGTGACATGGATTCTAAGTTAAAAGGCCTTTTTATGAAGATCGCTGGAAAT GACTCAGAGGTGTCTGTGGTGGAACTACAGAAGATACTGGACATTTTTGCATCTGAGA GAACTGATATAAAGACCGATGGATTCACTCTTGAAACGTGTCGCGACATTGTCAGCCTTCTAGAT AAAGATGGCAGTGGCAAACTTGGCCTGGTGGAGTTTTACACCCTGTGGATAAAGATCCAGAGATATTTG GAAATTTTCAAGAGCCGTGACACAGACAACTCGGGCACTATGAGTTCTCATGAGATGAGAGATGCAGTGAAAGAAGCAG GGTTCCAGGTGAACAGTGAAATACTTCAGGTGATAATCTCGCGTTATGCCAACCAGCAGTATGCCATTGACTTTGATAGCTTTGTGGGCTGCCTGATCCGCTTGGAGATGCTCTTCA aaatgtttcaattgaTTGATAAGAAGAATACTGGGAAGATCGGGCTGGATATCCTGCAG TGGCTTTGCTTGGCCATCAGTTAA